Proteins encoded together in one Lathyrus oleraceus cultivar Zhongwan6 chromosome 5, CAAS_Psat_ZW6_1.0, whole genome shotgun sequence window:
- the LOC127084649 gene encoding uncharacterized protein LOC127084649 has translation MLYRGKFADGGDGREMASKRQRTVDAGSSFYGSPGSSYMYNPSPYGYVSQPPPPPPFPVVRLRGLPFDCTETDVAEFFHGLDIVDVLFVHKGGKFSGEGFCVLGYPLQVDFALQRNRQNIGRRYVEVFRSKRQEYYKAIANEVSDARGGSPRRSAPRAKSYDEGKDSAEHTGVLRLRGLPFSANKDDIMEFFKDYVLSEDSIHIVMNSEGRPSGEAYVEFENAEDSKAAMAKDRMTLGSRYIELFPSSHGEMEDSISRGR, from the coding sequence TAAATTTGCGGATGGTGGCGATGGACGGGAAATGGCTTCAAAACGTCAGCGGACCGTTGACGCGGGATCTTCATTCTATGGTTCCCCAGGTTCTAGTTATATGTACAATCCATCTCCATATGGATATGTGAGCCAACCTCCTCCTCCCCCGCCGTTCCCTGTTGTTCGACTGCGCGGCCTTCCCTTTGATTGTACTGAAACTGATGTGGCCGAGTTCTTCCATGGTCTAGACATAGTTGATGTTCTTTTTGTTCATAAAGGTGGCAAGTTTTCTGGGGAAGGCTTTTGTGTTTTGGGGTATCCTCTTCAAGTCGATTTTGCTCTTCAAAGAAACAGGCAGAACATAGGTAGAAGATATGTTGAAGTTTTCAGAAGTAAGAGACAGGAATACTACAAGGCAATTGCAAACGAGGTTTCAGACGCTCGAGGTGGTTCACCTCGTCGAAGTGCTCCCCGGGCTAAATCATATGATGAAGGAAAAGATTCGGCTGAGCACACAGGGGTGTTGCGACTGAGGGGATTACCATTTTCTGCAAATAAGGATGACATAATGGAGTTCTTCAAGGACTATGTTCTGTCAGAGGATTCAATTCATATTGTAATGAATTCAGAGGGAAGACCTTCTGGGGAGGCTTATGTGGAATTCGAAAATGCCGAAGATTCAAAAGCAGCCATGGCAAAGGATAGAATGACACTTGGGAGTCGCTATATAGAGCTATTCCCTTCGTCACATGGTGAGATGGAAGATTCAATTTCAAGAGGACGATGA